CTGATCAACGCTGACACCGGCATTGTCACCAACGTCAACGGGGCGGTCGTCTCGAACACCGGAACGATCAACGGCAATCAGGACGGAGTGATGAACTTCGGGTCGGTTACCCAAGCGCTGACCAACAGCGGCACGATTTTCGCCACCAATGGCTCAGGCGTGAACTCGGGTGGTGAGCTGACCCTCAACAACAGCGGTACCATCAGCGGCGGCAATAGCGGACTGTTCCTCAACGCCGGCGGCAATGTCACCAACACTGGCTCAATCCTGAGCCGCGGCGTGTCTGGTGGCAACCAGGACGGGGTTAGCGCCCATGGTGCCTTGAGCCTTACGAACAGCGGATCGATCGTGACCGGTGTGAATGCCGGCGTCGTGGCTTTCGATTCCCTCCTGACGGTCAACAATCAAGCCGGCGGATCTATTACTGGAGGAAGCAACACCTTCGGCTTTGCCATCAATGCCAAGGCGGGGCTCGACCTGACAAGTGGTGGAACTCTTAACGCCGGGACGGGCACCACGACGGCGGTGCTTGTCGACGGACCGTCGTTCATCAACCTGCTGGACGGTTCGACGACCAACGGGGATATCGTCTCACTTGGTTCGGGTACCAGCGCTCTGACAGTCGGTGGGCTATTAAACGGCCGCTACGTTGCGACTGCCGGAACTGCGGCCGATACAATAATCCTTGAGTCGACCGGCATGATCAACGGCGCGCTGCTCGGTGCTGGCGACGACACCTTCACGACTTCGGGTGGCGCCATCGGTGGTGCCATCGATGGCGGCGCAGGGGGCGATGCGCTGACCTTCGATATCACTGACGCCACGGCGTACGACGCCGGCCTGTTCAGCGGTTTCGAAGCCCGCTTCAAGAATGGCGTCGGGACGCTGACCCTCAGCGGCACCGACGGCCTGGCGGCCGACTTCGCAGTCAATGCCGGCACCTTGGTCCTGTCAGGCGGCTCGGCACTCAATGACGGTGCGGCGTTGATCAACGCCGCAGGCACCACCGTTCGCCTAGTCAATGGCAATGAACAGGTGCGTACGATCAGCGGGTCGGGCGCGATTGATCTCGGCAGCAATGCCTTGATCCTGGGTGGCAACGACAACACCACCTATTCGGGCGTGATCAGCGGCACTGGCAGCCTTGCCAAGTTTGGCACCGGCGTCCTGACGCTTTCCGGCAACAACAGCTACTCCGGGATGACCCAAGTGTCGGGGGGTACCCTCCAGCTCGGCGCCAGCAATGTTCTTGCCAATACGAGCGTCGTCAACATTGGCTCAGGCGCAACATTCGATCTGGGCGGCTTCAATGACACCATCGGTGGCCTTGCCGGTGCAGGCACGGTTGCACTTGGTGCGGGGCGTCTCACCGTTGATCAAGCAGCAAATACGGTCTTCAGCGGCCCCATTACCGGCACCGGCGGCCTTACCAAGTTCGGCTCGGGTGTCCTCAACCTGACCGGTACCAGCAGTTACACCGGGGCGACCTTCGTGAACGGGGGGACACTGGCAATCGATGGCTCGCTTACCTCAGCCGCGACGATCAATTCGGGCGGAACGCTGACCGGGAACGGTCGTGTTGGCGGTGTAAGTGTTCTGTCGGGTGGTGTTCTCGCGCCCGGCAATGGCATCGGCTTGCTTACAATTGGCGGTCCGCTGAGCTTCGCGGCCGGATCGATCTACCAGGTCGACGCCAGCGTGTCGGCGGCTGATCGGACAAGCGCCACTGGCGCCATCATGATCGGCGGCGGCACTGTGCAGGTGCTGGCCTCTGGCGCTGCTTACCGTCCGCTGAGCCGCTACACGATCCTTGACTCAAATGTCTCGGTAAGCGGTACGTTCGCGAACATCTCGTCCAACCTGGCCTTCCTGACACCCGGCCTCGAATATGACGCCAAGTCGGTCATGCTCGTGCTGCGCCGCAACGACATTAATTTAGCGGCGCTCGCGGGCAGTTCCAACCAGGCGGCGGTCGGAGCCAACCTCCAGTCCACGGGCGCAGGCGCGCTCTACGACGCCTTACTCGTTCAGTCGGCGGACGGCGCTCGTCAGGCTTACGACGCGCTTTCGGGTGAGGCATACGCCTCCACTCAGAGCGCGATCTTTGGGGAGCGCGATCGCCTTCAGGACGCCATGGCCACCAACCAGCGTCGCAGCGAAGGCGTCAGCCTGTGGCTCGACAGCGGACACAGCAGAGGCAGGTTTGAGCCGACGCGCCTTGGCAGCACCCTTGCCTTGTCCAGCACCGATGACCTTCTTGGCGGCCTCAACTGGACCCGCGGCGCGTTCGCGGCAACCGTTGCGGGAGGCCGAGCAAGGACCGAGATCGATATCCGTGATCGCGGCAGTGAGGCGAAGGTCAAGAGCTGGCTGATCGGTGGTCAGGTGGCTTACGGTGCCGACCTCGGCCTGAATGCGGTGATCGGGGCGAACTATGCTTCGCACAATATCACGACCCAGCGGTCGATCACCTTCCCCGGCTTCAACGAGACAGCCTCGTCACGTCGCGATGGCAACGGTTATCATCTCTTCGGACAGGTGGGTTATGCCACTCAAGTCTCAGGGATCATGGTTGTGCCGTTCGCCGGTTTGTCGCGAGATCATCTCGAGCTTGATGGCGGCACTGAAAACGGGGGTCTTGCGGCTTTGAACGTGACTTCGGCGTCCCGTCACCTGACCAGCACCCAGGTCGGGGTGAAGCTCTCTTCATCGGCCAACCTCGGCCGGGCTACGTTCACTCCGCGCACCAGCATTGCGTGGCAGCACGTAACGGGCGACACCACTAGCCGTGCTGATAACGCTTTCCGGTCAGCGGGCGCCAACTTCACGATCAACGGAGGAGCACTGGCACGTGATGCCGCAAAGCTCGGCGTCGACCTCGATCTTGAATTCGGGGCAGCCAAGCTCGTTGCCGGTTACTCCGGCACTATCGGCAGCTCGGCAACCGAGCACACCGGCAAGATCGCGTTCCAGCTGCGGTTCTAGAGCGACTTAGCCGCGGACTTCCGCGAGCTCCCGTCCACGGGCTTGGACTTAAGCGCGTTGGACGGGAGGTCGCTGAGGACCATAACGGACATTCCGCCTACCGCACCGGCCAAAATACCTGAATGTCCGCAATGGGTCGAAAGCAGACATTGGCTCATCGTGTGGGAGATGGCCGACACAGCAGAATTAGGCACGAGCTTGACCTTAGCCGGTCACAGATTCTCATCGTGTTTGTCAGCCTTGATAAAATGCACCCGGAAGCCCGCCGGCAAGGGGTGAAGTGCCTCCTGGGGCAGATGCGCGGCAAGGAGCTTGAGGGCTAACCGTCGCTCAGCTGGAGAACCAGTCAAGGCATCCTGAACCGCCTTTGTGACGATGGCCTCAAGACGGGTCATCATTACGCGTTCCCCGTTTTGCGTAACCGGAACTGGCTTGCGCAGCTCGGCCGCCACGATGGCGCCTAGCGACCGATGGTTTTTCTTCGGCCTTCCTTTCGGGTTGCCTGACTGCCCTTTCTTGAATTGGTGATCCTTGGGCGGCTGACGGTACCCGCTTCGGAGCCCCGGTCGATTGGCACCAGGCGCTTTGTCGGTCACGCGCCCTCGCCTCGCTCTTGCTCCGCACGGTCGTTGAACAGCTGCCCAGTACGTGAATCGCGGGCCTCCTTGCCGGTGTAGTCCTGCCAGCGCCGAACGATCGTGTCGCAGTAGAGAGGATCAAACTCGATCAGCCGGGCGCATCGGCCAGTCTTCTCGGCAGCAATGAGTGTTGTGCCAGACCCGCCGAAGCAATCGAGGACAATCTCGCCGCGCCGGGAGCAATCCCGAATGGCATCGGCGACCAAGGCGACCGGCTTGACGGTCGGGTGCATCGCCAGCTCGCTGGAACGATTGCCACCAAGCGAGCTGATACCCGGATAGTCCCAGACATTCGAGCGATAGCGGCCGGTCTCACCTAAGCCGAAGCTGTTGGTGTGCTTGGCGTTACCCTGCTTGGAGACGAAGATAAGCTCGTGTTTGGACCGATAGAAGGTCCCCATCCCGGCGTTGGTCTTATTCCAAACGACCAAATTCTTGAGTTCGGTGAACACCTCAGTGCCGGCAGCCATCAGCTCGTTGATGTGCCGCCAGTCCATGCAAACGTACGCAATGGCGCCATTGCGCATGCAGGCTGCTGCGTGCCCCAGTGTAGTCTGGAGGAAGGCCGTGAATCTGCCTTCACTCATCTCACCGGATGCAAATGCAAACTCGCGGTGCTTGATGGCGCCGGCGCCGCACACGTGACCATCGATTGCTACGTTATACGGCGGATCGGTGAACACGAGGTCGGCCTGCGCCCCGGCCATCAAATGTTCAAACGAGGCCCCCTCCTGGGAGTCGCCGCACAAGAGCCGGTGTCGGCCAAGCAACCAAAGATTGCTGGCTTGAGAGACCGCAGGGCCTTGCGCTTGAATGGTCACTTCTTCTGGATGGTCGTCACGGCTCGGATCCCCTTCCCTCGCCGAATCAAGAGTCAGGTCGATCTCGGCGAGGCTGAACCCGGTCAATTCGACATCGAAGCCGATGTCGATCAGCCCCTCCAGCTCGATGGCCAGGGTTTCACGGTCCCAACCGGCATTCAGTGCGAGTTTGTTGTCCGCCAGCACGTAAGCCCGTCGTTCGACCTCGCTCAGGTGGGAGAGCTTGATCGTGGGCACTTGGCTCCACCCAAGTAGCTTGGCTGCCGCGACCCGACCATGCCCTGCAATGATCTCGCCAGCATCAGAAATGAGCACAGGGTTGGTGAAGCCAAAACGCTCGATGCTCTGAGCGATCTGTTTGATTTGCTGTCGAGAGTGCGTGCGGGCGTTCGCGCCATTAGGTCGTAGCAGGTCGGTTCTCGTCTGCGCGAGCGCATGCTTCAGGTCCGGTTGGTCAAAGGTCATGAGGAGCGGTCTCCGGATTGTAGGTCCGGACAGCATGGCGTCATCCGCCAAGGCTTGCGTTTGAACAATTAGGCCGGCGCCTGAGCCATCCCCGGCAATCCGATCGGTCTCACCTGTTACTTGCGATTAACGCACCTGTTTCGTGAATTTCATTACCCTGTTCGGTCGATTAAATGCCCTGTTCCGGCGAATAACAGGGAAGGCGAAGGCTCACGTGCGAAACGGCAGATTTCCGCCGCAAACGCGAAGATTGGCACCGCTCAACCAGCAGAAATGTCCTGATCGGACGTGCGATTCATACAATTTACCCTGTTATTCCGCTTAAATCAGGGAAGAACAGGGTAGAGACCAGTTAGCTCAGCACTGCCCGCGTCACCAGACAGCCTTCCCCTTCGCCCAGCCTTCGCGATCGTCCAGCAATGCGCGCAGCCGCTCGGCGTCGGCGGGTGAAGCGGGGTTGTAGACGATCATCCCAAGTTCGGGTCTCCCCTCGACCGCGAACGACGAGAATTCGATCGCGAGCACCCCGGCCTCGGGATGGTGGATCCGCTTCACGCCCTCACCATGTCCGGCCACATCATTGTCTTGCCACAACGCCTCGAACTCGGGGCTGAGGCGGGACAGTTCTTCGACCAGTCTGGCGGCGTCCGCGCTGTTGCTGGCGCCCGCGCGCGCCATGTCGGCGCGGAAGGCGCCAACGACAAAGCGCGCAACGCTGTCCCAGTCGTCGTTGCGTGCACGGACCCGGCCGCTGCCGAACATCAGGCGGAGGATGTTGCGACTTTCGCGATGCAGCTTCGAATAATCGGTCAGCAGCACCGCCGCCGCCCGGTTCCAGCCGACCACGTCCCACATCGCCGTCTTGATGATCGCGGGGCTCAGCACCAGGGCGTCGAGCACGCGCTGCAGTCGCGGGGAGATGCCGTCGACCGGCTGGTAGCGCGCCTCTGGCGGGCGGCCGAGGCCCAGCATGTAGAGATGCTCGCGCTCCGGCTCGGTCAGCATCAGGCCCTTCGCGATGCGGTCGAGCCGTCGGCCGACGGCGCCCCGCCCCGCCCCTGCTCCAGCCAGGTATACCAGGTCGGGCTGATGTTGGCCCGGCTGGCCACCTCTTCGCGCCTTAGCCCCGGCGTTCGCCGGCGGCCGCCACCAAAGCCGAACGCCGCGGGATCGAGGCGAGTGCGGCGATCGCGCAGATAGGTGCCGAGCTGGCTGGGCGTGTCGCTGGCCATGATTGATCCTGTTGCCGGTTATACCACGATAAGATTACTACTTTAACATGTTCGAGCAGGGCGCGATATCCTTCGCGACAAGCAGATTTCCCATGCGCGTATTCCTGACCGGCGCCACCGGCTCCATCGGCTCGCACGTCATTCCCAAGCTGCTCGCGTCCGGCCAACAGGTGCTCGGCCTCACCCGCTCCGACGCCGGGGCTCGGCAACTCGAAGCGGCCGGCGTCGACATTTATCGCGGCGACCTCGAACAGCCCGAAACGCTTGCCAGCGGCGCGGCGGCGGCCGACGCCGTGATCCACTGCGCGTTCGACCATAATTTCTCAACTTTCGTCGACAACACCAGGAAGGACGAGCGCAACATCGCCGCCATGGGCGAGGCGCTCGAAGGGACGCACAAGCCGATCCTGATCACTTCGGGCGTCGGTCTCGGCACGCCGCTGAACGGCGGTCCGGCAACGGAGGATGTGCTCAACCCGCGCCACGCCAACCCGCGCATCGCGACCGAACTCGCCGGCGCGGCGCTGATCGCGCGGCGCATCGACCTGCGCACCATCCGCCTGCCGCAGGTGCATGACACCACCAAGGCGGGGCTCAACACGCCGCTGGTCGCCGAGGCGCGCCGGGCCGGCGCCGTCGCCTATGTCGGCGACGGACAGACGCGCTAGTCCGCCGCCCACGTCAGCGACGTCGCGAAGCTTTACGTCCTCGCGCTGGACAAGGGTGAGCCGGGCGCGCGCTACAATGCGTCGGTCGAGAAGGGCGTCACAGCCCGCGCCATCGCCGAGGCGTTCGGCAAGGGCACGGGCCTCCCTGTCCGCTCAATCGCGGCCGACGAGGTCGAGCGCTATTTCGGCTGGATGGCGCCGTTCGCCGCACTCGACATGACCGCATCGAACGAGTGGACTCGCGCACGATTGGGATGGAGGCCGTCCGGTCCTGACATGCTCACTGACCTGGCAAAGATGGACTATCTGCTGATTGCGGCGTGAAGTTCCATCAACAAGGCTGCCACGTCTTCGATCCGATCCCACTGCGGCTTCAATTCCATTCTCTCTGCCTCGACAGCGAACATGGCGACCAGCCTTGAGCGCGGCCGAAACAACATTTGAACCGCATTGGACCTTTCTCGGACCAAACTGGATGTTACGTAGGCCGCCGTTCCCGATATTGCCGCCTGCAGGCGATGGAGAGGTAAAGTGCCAACAACATTGTTAGTGGCGTCGGCTGTCAGTTTAGCGCTCCTTGCTACCGCGCTTATGAGCGGTCGTGTCTTGGCTCCTAACGCGTTGCATCAGAAGACCCGGGACAGCCGGCCTCGACTGTATTGGTCACAGGTCGTGGGGTTATTTGTGATCGCAGCCGGACTGCTTACGGCCGGACTGTATGAGTACCCGGCGCTCGTCGCACACTGAGAATGAAGTTGCCATCTCACGAATGCCATGGGGCTTTACATTCCTTTGTCCGGTGAACCGAAGGAAGTTCCGTTTCGGTTCTATTTTTGCGCGCTTGGTAAACGCTGCTCGCCAACGGTTCTCGCGAAGGGAGACCGCGTGTGGCGAGTGTATTTGGCGTCAGTGAACAAGTCGGAGAACGGCGCAAGGGAGCCCGGCATGTGCCGGTCCTTCAGTTAGCTTCGATCGAGACAGGCGGCCGGGTTCAGCTCGGTCTAGTTCTGGATCTCAGCCTCAGCGGATTGAGTCTAAGAGCCGCAACTACCGGCAAGCCGGGGCAACCGATTACCGTGTGTCTCCGCGAATTTGTTATCGAAGGGACGATCGCGTGGCTTGATGCTGGAAAGGTCGGGGTTCAATTCTACGACGATCTCGCACCGGAAATTCTTCAAAGCCTCCTAAGCGCGTTCGACCCGCGAATGCGAGCGCCGCGGCTCAACACCGACCTTAGCGTTAAAGTCAGGTTGGGCGCCGAGGTCGCCCAAGCCTGGCTTAGAAACATTTCGCCCTCTGGCGCGATGCTTGCGGTCGACGGCGATCCGACCGACCGAGGCCAGGTTGTCGTCACCTTTCCGCAAGTCGGTCCGGTGCCGGGGCAGATCCGTTGGAGCGATGGTGCCCGCATCGGCATCCTGTTTAATCGTGCGCTCAATCTCAAAGATTTGGGTGTCGTCGTCGACAGTGGAAGCGCTTGGCTCCCTCGAGAACACGGTCCAAGACAGACCTAAGTCAAACCAAGACGGTGCAAACTCCTGAGGCAAAGTTCGGTAGATTCCGGAAAATTTGCGTCTGGAGAGTGATTTGAGCCGAAGTTGCAAGTCAATTTTCCACCCTGGCTTTGATCAACAATTGGGTTCGACCATCTCTCTGCCCGGCGGAGCGATGTGCTAGATGGTGAGCGGCGCTAACCAATCCCGCGGACTGCCATTCGTCGATGCTGAGGATCATCGCATGGTCAGTCAGATCATTGCCTTCCGCCGGGCGAGGACGCGACTTTTCGATGCCAGATGCTTTGGTGAGCCGGCTTGGGATATACTTCTCATTCTATACGAAGCGAGCTTTCTAGGTCGCCCGCTGTCGATCTCATCGATCGGTCGACGCGCTCAGATCAAGCCCACGAGTATGCTGAGGTGGGTCGAGACGTTGGTAGACTGGGACCTTACGGAGCGATGCTCCGACCCGCATGACAAGCGCACGACGCGCCTCGCACTTACTGCAAGCGGTTATTCAAAGATGAAGTCGTATATCGATTTGATCAGAAAATTGGACCAGTTTGACCTTTGACCAAAGAAGGCACCTCCTCAATTCGCATGCTAGCCGACCCATCGACCGGCTTTACTAATCTCACGTTGAAACCTATTAACTGCGGATTAATTCGCGGAATCCGGGGAATGTGCGGTCCGCATTGGTGATGAGGGTAGAGTAGTGTCGGAACCGATGAGCTTGCCGCCGGGGCAACCCGAGGAGTCCGACGTGCAGAGCAAAGTGGCTTTGCTTTTGAGGCAGAGCCTAGCCCTCCTTGACGAAAGCGGAGCTCCGCTCGCTTTACGCGCGCGGCTCGCCGACCTGATCGACGATATCGCTTCAGATTGGTCCTAAGCTTTCGAACCTAACGATCCGTGCAAACGATCCCGCAAAAATAGCTATCGAGCGACCTTCTCCCCTTCGTCGAAAGCGAAAGCGCGATGCGCCGGCCGTCGCGTTCGTGCGGACGACGATGCACCAGACGCTCCTTTTCGAGGTATTCGATCCAACGCTTGGCACTCGTGGACGCTAATCGCGCGCGGTCGGCGGCCTCAGTCACCGTAATGGCTTCACCGATCCCATCAGCAACATAGAGAATGAGTAACAAGTCCCACGCGGGCTCGCCAATGATGGCTTTGGCGAAATGCTCCTTGCGCGCTTGGCGACGCTGCATTGCGCTACGCGCATAGGAAATCAGTTCGCCACGCCGAGCTGAGCAGTCGCTCTCAAATGCCGGCTCCCGAGTGTGCGCCAAAGCCTCAAGCATGAATGACAGGCGCAACAGCCTGCGACGCGGGACTTCGATGACATCGTTATTTCTCGCGCTGGCGGAAGGCTTGGAAGGTTCGTCCATGATCAATCTCAACTTTTCGGAAATTTGGAGGCACCGGATTGCCCAGCTCCAGGTCGACTATGAACGTGAGGCACTAAGGGCAAGCTGAAGTGTCACCCAGATTGGCCCGCGCATAGTCCACCTTGGACCAACAATTAAATCGCCCATGAGGTAAGTATGACTGGAATATCAGAGGGTTTCACATGCGTCCCGAAGCCATTGTCGCCAGCCGGTTGAGCCCTAAAATTCGCTTGATTCCGCTCAACGAACTTATCGATCGGCTGGAACGAGCCGAGCCGCGGGACGACGTCATTGCGATGTTGAAAAAGGCTCGCGAGATTCGCGCCGCGCAGGGAAAATAGTGCGATCGCTCGCTTTTGGATGCATTATTATCTCAATTTGGCCCAGCGCTCGCGCAAATCCGGCATAGCAATGATTGTGTCGGGGCTTCGCGCGCATGCGAATATACCTAAGCGTCTTAGTGCTTGCGTTGGCCTTCGGCGACTATCGTGCCGAGGCAGGCGAGTTGGGGGCGAGTTCGCAAGCCTCTATTGTGATACGGGTGAGCGTCGCACCTCGGGCATGGGTTGCAGTGGACGGATCGGTATGCCTCAATCTGCCCGCTGCATCCTATCAGGCGTCTCGAGCACGCGGCGAGCCGACGACCGGCACCCTGTCGGATGTTTGTGGCGCTTCGGGTCGCAGTAGGCTGAGTGTTCCCTCAATTCGATCTCAAGAGAGCACTATCATCATTACGCCTGAGTAAACGAACTCTGCTGGCTAGTGTCCGAAAGAGGAGTTACCCTGCGCTGAGATGGAGATGCATCGGGCCGTCTTAGCGAGGAGCGAATTCGTGTTGAGAAGCGCGATCGTGGCAAGCATTGACAGGCGCGCGGAAAGCTTGCGCATCCTTTCACCTCGATGCGGGGCTTAAAGCCCGTTTTCTCGAGGAAAAGGTAAGCCGAGATCGACCTATGATTGCATCACCTTTCGACGAATTGACTGACAAACAGCGGGAGTGCTTGCGCCTCGCGGCTGATCACATGAGTTCGAAAGAAATCGCTCGCGCGCTCGGCATCAGCGCGTCGGCTGTCGAGCAGCGACTGAAATACGCCGTACGCACTTTGGGCGCCCGTGATCGGCGCGAGGCCGCTCGGCAATTCGCGCGCTGGGAGCAAGCTGGCTGTGGGGAATCCACATGTGGGTCACCGGGCGTTGAGGAATTCGAGGCAGGGCCACATCCGGTTATTGTCGAAGCTCGGGCTTCGGACGCATGGGAAGCGGCGCAGCTTGCCGACAGCGCGGGGTATTTTGATCCGCACTGGGACAAGCCGCTCGCTAAAGCGGTCAACTGGCCCTGGGCCGGAGAAGGGCGTCAGCCAGCAGATCTCTCGCCCTCGCAGCGAGTGATTTGGATGGCGGTCATCACGACCGGGCTGCTCCTTGTGTTCGGGGTATTTGTTGCTGGCCTGGAGGCGCTTTCACGCCTTCACGGGTAGCGATCTTTCGGGGTTCGGCATCGGACCACCAGCCCGCGCCGCTCGGCGCCTAGGAGATCATGATGCTCAATGAACGTCGCACCGCAGCCCGCAAGATCGCGGCTAACCTTTTCGCCCTCGAAGAGGCTCTTGATATCGCCCTGGCGCAAGCTGGCGGTCTTGCCGCAACTATCCCGACTGCTCGTGCAGAAGCCCGCGTGTCCGCCGTGGTCGGCCAAGAAGCGATTGGGAGTACGGCCGAGGCATTATCATTTCTAGTCCAGGCACGTGCGAAGGTGATCGAAGCGCATCACCATCTTCAAGAAACGCGAGTTCAGATGGGCCTTCGCGAAGTCAGCGTCGGCGACATCCTGCCCAAGCCCTCCGCTGCATCCACCGATGAAACTCCGCCACTGCGGATTGTCGCGTAAGCCATTGCCTCGCGCCCTGCCAGATGAAAGCCAACTACCTTTTTATTGTGTTTCTTCTCCTGACCGTCGTGACTGCGTTCATCAGAGGAAAGAATACTGAGCAGGTAGGCATCACAATTTATCTGGTGGGGTGCTTGCTGACTGTCTTGGCGGCGTCGCCTGGTGCGACACGCTTCACCGGTGAGGAAACGGGCATTCTTCTGGTCGATCTTACGACCTTTGCTGCTTTTTTTGTCCTCGCGCTCAACGCCAACAGGTTCTGGCCGATATGGGTAACCGCGTTGCTAGCAATTCCGCTTTTCGGGCATCTCGCACGGATGCTCGCTCCCGATATCTTACCGTGGGCCTACGCCGCGATTCTGTCGATGTGGAGTTACCCCATTCTGCTGATCATATTGCTGGCCAGCTTGAAGAGAAGGGCATCGATCAGTCACGGGCCGTTCTGACCGACCTGCTACGCGCTGCTGATCCGGCCTTTGCAGATACAGCGGCAGCATCTTTGCTTGATGTATTTGGATCGCTTCCGCGGCTACTGGCAGCCGACGCTGCGGCCTTACAACGCGTCGTGGCGCATCCCGCCATCATTCGCCAAGTTATGGCAACGCAAGCGGTGATGGAAACTTCGCTTCGTCCGCTGCTGACTGCCGACCTCGGCTCGCCGCCAAGCGGCCAGGTGTTAGTGCGCTATCTCTGGCTCTGCCTGGCTCACTCCGACGTTGAGCGAGTAAGAGTTCTCTTCCTTGACGGCCGCGGACACCTACTTCGCGACGAGGAAATTGCGCGGGGCGACAACCGGCATGCGGTGCTCGACCCGCGGGCAATCGTGAGGCGTTGCCTGGACCTTGGCGCGCAGCGCTTGGTCGTGGCGCACAACCACCCGTCTGGCGATCCGGCGCCATCGGTCACCGATCGCAGGGCGACCGACTCGCTTGTCGCCGCAGCTCGCCTCTTCAACATTCAAGTCGTGGACCACGTCGTTCTCGCCAGCGGTGGTTGGAGCAGCATGCGAGCCTTGGGCTGGCTCGGAAAGTAACCCAAAAAATAACATACGGCTCACTGGTGCAGGTCTCGAAGGCACGGGCGTGTCACACGGGCGGTTAGATTGCCTTCCCGTCACCAGGGCGGTGGCGAGTGACGCAAGTCGAAACTGACTTGGTTGGAGTTGAGGTTACTGATGGGACAGGAAGACAATATCCTTGAATTGAGAATCTCACAGGTTGGCCTCGGGCATCTCAAGGAGTTACTGTCATCGCTCGTCCTCGCCGACGCCGACGCCGACCATAATGAAGGCGAACGCGTCGTTGCCGCATGGCTCAAAGCGCGCAAGCTTCTCGAGAGCCGCCGGAAGAGAGACACTTTTTTCGCGCCAGCCATGTTCGGTGAGGCTCCTTGGGATATCCTCCTCACGCTTTTCGCAACCAGCGAAGGCACGCTTGGCATGAGCGTAAATCACCTCGCCGAGAAATCGGGAGTGCCGGCAACCAGTTGTAAGCGCTGGCTTGAGTATCTCGAACAGGAGCAGCTCATATTCCGTCGGGGACATGATAGGGATCAGCGAATGACGCTTATCGCGCTCACCGATCGCGGCGCGGAACGCATGAGGAGCTACCTCGACGCCATTAGCGTTTAGGCACACCAATGCGGCTAGTCATTTGTCGGCACGGACGCCGACAATTCACTTTGTGAAAAAGGCCGATTGAAAGATTGGCAGCGACCTATTGACGCATATGCCTGATCCAATTGAGGTTCCAGTCTGCCAGATTAGCCAATGAGCAGCGCGACAGCTGGCGGACAATTGATTAGTTGGAGGTCAAGAGCGCCAACCTTCTAAGCGCTGAAGCCTACTCCGCCAAAGTTGAAAAGCGCCGCCGCGGTGTGAGATTAGGACCGGCCGCGGCGGCGCTGCTGCGAGATGTCTTGGGATACAATGACATCTCGC
The Sphingomonas ginsengisoli An et al. 2013 genome window above contains:
- a CDS encoding DUF5681 domain-containing protein — its product is MTDKAPGANRPGLRSGYRQPPKDHQFKKGQSGNPKGRPKKNHRSLGAIVAAELRKPVPVTQNGERVMMTRLEAIVTKAVQDALTGSPAERRLALKLLAAHLPQEALHPLPAGFRVHFIKADKHDENL
- a CDS encoding autotransporter-associated beta strand repeat-containing protein, which translates into the protein MPHDLLEYSLGDHAVASLLFTNQKTSTRRIALLLASVAFVAGPASAAEVTVAAGSTGTLGANTSDRYVVDGVLHVTQSGSDVVSVDKSDTVYGSFSGSTTPGAPGTLSFSASAYYITATIGFVDQNGTIVSVLTTNDDDVYNLSNSLSGVGLIGTNCASAGISACVVASGSSQDLLPTINSLNGNLSLCCDLATFNVTISGRTNSHISSLAGSGTVDVSSGNLVISNAADDFRGTVTGPGGIEIAGGRQVLSGANSYSGGTYVTGGVVVANNTLAFGSGPVHMIDPTVNFAASGTYTNDFMLEVASPAAGDPSIFQTDAGVGVILSGVIVTGSTASTDPVQYVVIDGSGSVTLTNAGNNWLGTTTINSGSTLIGASNTISGSTIIDNGTLAYAQPLSGSVAQGISGSGVVSISGLGASEAMTFSGTNSVANGFHVVDGSAIILTGSNNALRNVSLDGANASVSIASTASLVSVGDVGVIGFADGNKVDNQGSIVGGTSVGVAVYGGNATLINGSASNSGALISGGYGVSAAGSSLSVDNFGTITGTNQIGIDGGNLTVTNHAGGQITGASRGILSNAALTLTNAGSVSANGTAVLTAGGGNIDNQLGGTINGGAFAFQSTGTAASTINNAGDLTGGVVSTGGGNLNITNSASGNIVRVVFGSAIDLSNGGGLTLSNAGDIVGSGWGVVGRNSTDSVVNSGRIASGTISNDAITVSGANAIELQQGGNVTNLNGGQITGQGNGVTGGGITIDNRAGALISGVSNGVNIAANSSVSNAGTISGGSAGFNFGVVTGANSTLTNLTGGTITGGRATQFSGVNDVLNNSGSITSTAATASQGYGAIFLNGGTVNNLAGGTITGQYRGVSTQGSAGSVTNAGTISSSTELAIAMFNGGTVSNQASGVIDGQYRGVAISGGAGTVTNAGLIRATVDNAVSLFNGGTVTNQAQGTLTALGSGGWGVYVTGGAVNVSNAGLINADTGIVTNVNGAVVSNTGTINGNQDGVMNFGSVTQALTNSGTIFATNGSGVNSGGELTLNNSGTISGGNSGLFLNAGGNVTNTGSILSRGVSGGNQDGVSAHGALSLTNSGSIVTGVNAGVVAFDSLLTVNNQAGGSITGGSNTFGFAINAKAGLDLTSGGTLNAGTGTTTAVLVDGPSFINLLDGSTTNGDIVSLGSGTSALTVGGLLNGRYVATAGTAADTIILESTGMINGALLGAGDDTFTTSGGAIGGAIDGGAGGDALTFDITDATAYDAGLFSGFEARFKNGVGTLTLSGTDGLAADFAVNAGTLVLSGGSALNDGAALINAAGTTVRLVNGNEQVRTISGSGAIDLGSNALILGGNDNTTYSGVISGTGSLAKFGTGVLTLSGNNSYSGMTQVSGGTLQLGASNVLANTSVVNIGSGATFDLGGFNDTIGGLAGAGTVALGAGRLTVDQAANTVFSGPITGTGGLTKFGSGVLNLTGTSSYTGATFVNGGTLAIDGSLTSAATINSGGTLTGNGRVGGVSVLSGGVLAPGNGIGLLTIGGPLSFAAGSIYQVDASVSAADRTSATGAIMIGGGTVQVLASGAAYRPLSRYTILDSNVSVSGTFANISSNLAFLTPGLEYDAKSVMLVLRRNDINLAALAGSSNQAAVGANLQSTGAGALYDALLVQSADGARQAYDALSGEAYASTQSAIFGERDRLQDAMATNQRRSEGVSLWLDSGHSRGRFEPTRLGSTLALSSTDDLLGGLNWTRGAFAATVAGGRARTEIDIRDRGSEAKVKSWLIGGQVAYGADLGLNAVIGANYASHNITTQRSITFPGFNETASSRRDGNGYHLFGQVGYATQVSGIMVVPFAGLSRDHLELDGGTENGGLAALNVTSASRHLTSTQVGVKLSSSANLGRATFTPRTSIAWQHVTGDTTSRADNAFRSAGANFTINGGALARDAAKLGVDLDLEFGAAKLVAGYSGTIGSSATEHTGKIAFQLRF